The DNA window aaatactccctccgtttcataaagatagaaaaagtaccacctttttttgtcccataaaaatagaaaaagtagagTTAGTTAATTCAAAAGTTATCAAAATACCTCTACatgcttatcataaaacattaaatgcatattttgaaaagataaacaaatgagtTGTAAGTGCTATAATTAATAGAGTGGCTTTGGAAAGTGTACATAACTAATAAAGTACAAAGagtaatttagacaaattatcacaaattacctataaataactactttcttaattcttgtaaaatggatactttttctatctttacgggatgGAGGGAGTAGTAAATGATCATATTTTAATCATCTATCCTCTCAAATTCTAATGAAGCcactttttaaaattctaaGTTGCTTCATGCTAATTAATACGGTATTACAATTTCACATTAAAAAAGTCATTCGTAGTGtatagaaaacaaaaaatctaaaaattatttaatataaattaaattgtttgtttgttttttattaaagttttagcatacatattaattacttattttatagtaataataaatCGAGCTTTTCTACGATCAAACTAATGAATGaattataaagtaaaataagttatcaatattaaaatacttattttaacAATgcataaaaacatatttttaaataaaaaaattaatagtgtgAGTGACGATAtagttatataatatttttacaatatgaaaatttattgttgataattataaaaaaagtattattttaatttaaatttttaatatatctatGGACTCCACCATATAAATTTTTGAATCCGCCATTAATTGTCACGTTAGCATATTGGCTGGAAAACTTCTGTtaagatgaaattaaaatttattaactaaaatgaaataaaaaatgatactAGTTTGGATACGGTCAATATCAATTATCCATAGTTTATGTATTGGTGTAATTGTGTATACTGTTGTTATGTATGAGCAGTAGTAGTTGCCATGGCTATATGATGGATCACACCCAACTCCACTTCTCGTGCCTTCTTCCTCACTTTATAATCAAACCATCACACCTTCTCTTCTTCCATCCAacttcttcttcatttctttCATAAGATGTCCCCTCCGCAACAAACCAATCCTCCGACAGAACCCGTCTCTGCTTACGCTAATCTTTCCGTTTCATCGATTAATCCGAACCCGTCTTCCCAAAATCATCAAACTCCTGGTAATCAAGAACAAACCAAATCAAGATTCTCCGTTTTACGTGAATCTTCACGTCCTGTCACCCTCAAGGTacgtataatatatatatatatatataaaccatcattttaatttatgcaaaacaaaTTACAGACGTTTGCACAAGTCTAGTCTAGTGGTCTAAACTTCAGCAGTCTGGATATTATGGTCACGAATTCAAACTTTAGCTATGCcttctctaaaaaaaataaaatgattagaATTAGATTGCCGGCTATTATAGGCCGAATTTACCAGTTATATGAATTTGCGGGCAATCCGTAGCCTAGGATTTTCCGTAGCCTAGGATTTATCACTGATCCTAGACTTCGGTTTAGGGGAGTGAGTCCATTTGCAGACATTTTGATCAGCattcaactaattaatttaaatttgttaatgttttaTTACAGTTTGAAGATGTCGGATACAGCATCAACTTGTCCCAAAAAAGTAGCTTTTGCTCTTCAAATGAGCCAAAATCAAAAAGAATTATTCTCAACGGTGTCAGTGCAGTAGTCCGTCCCGGCGAGCTTTTAGCAATGTTAGGCCCGTCAGGGAGCGGCAAGACGACTCTGTTAACCGCTCTCGCCGGCCGACTACCGGGAAAAGTTTCCGGCACTATAAGATACAATAACCAACCGTTTTCTAGCTCCATGAAGCGCAGAACCGGTTTTGTAGCCCAAGATGACGTGTTATATCCACATTTAACCGTTATAGAAACTATGACATACGCTGCTCTTTTGAGACTGCCCAATAAGCTGACGACCCGAGAAAAAGTGGAGCAGGCTGAGTTGGTTATAATGGAGCTCGGGTTAACCCGGTGTAGAAATAGTATCATTGGTGGGGCTTTGCTTCGAGGTGTTTCGGGTGGGGAAAGAAAACGGGTCAGTATTGGTCAAGAATTGTTGGTTAACCCGAGTTTGTTGTTACTTGATGAACCAACTTCGGGTCTTGATTCTACGACGGCGCAGCGTATTGTTGCCACCTTAAAAGGACTTGCTCGCGGTGGTAGAACGGTTGTAACCACCATTCATCAGCCTTCGAGTCGGCTTTATAGAATGTTTGATAAGCTTGTGGTGTTGTCGGATGGTTGCCCCATTTACAGCGGAGATGCGGGTCGGGTTATGGAATATTTTGGGTCAATTGGTTATGAACCTGGCTTTAATTTTGTCAATCCCGCTGATTTTCTGCTTGATCTTGCTAATGGTAAGTTATCTTTCACATTAAAAGTCTTATTTAATTGATCTATctgtaatttattttgaattgaattaactattaaaaaaatgCTTGACCTTTAGcataattaacaataaaattttgatttttttttgaactcATTCAAACTCGGTCATCTGAAACTGACATGGCTACGCACTATTGTTTAAACTTTCACCTAGTCTCATTCAGTCGGCCGCATAAACTTCAGATGATCGTATGcataaaattgatataaaaagttCTAATAATTATAGATGAtgttataaaaactaaaaaaatgtaattaaatcaaatttgactaatttactaattaatatttttaaattttggtagACTATAAAGATACAGTAATAAAATCAAGAGTAGAATATGCAATGGTTCTCTTAATTGTCATTAATAGTTATCGTCCACCGTCTCTTATCTAATtcgatattatttatttaaatatatcgatttatttttaatttttattttctctttatttttatgcatatttttttctatatagaaaggtataataaaataatttacattttattaccTTTTTGAGTAGGATAAAATATTGATTCGCTAGTGTTCATTGAAAagagagaaattcttaggtaaatTCAGTACACCatgtcatccgtggactaaacctatgacattatgacacgtcatgaAAATAATGCACTATCGTAATTTACTAttaaaaagtgtaaataagtaataaacaaaattataatagtGCAATTATTTTACTGACGTGTTATAGTATAATAGGTtaatctacggatgacgtggtagactgagtctatctaagaatctCTCTTGAAAAGAAGTTATTTTCAATGTAAAGCTAAGTCAAATGAGTCATAAGAAACATGGGATACGACAAGGACTATTTATAGTTACAACTTACATATATGATCCTTTTCTTAGCTGTATATGCTAACTTTGGTTATGATTTCTGGACCCTAAACTATGCATGCCATGAATCTCACGGTGCTATGAATGACCCCTGTCCACCGCGCAACTCGCCGACAACTCACTATTATCAACTTTGCCATTTATATCATGTAGTACATGGATAATGACGGAAATGATATAGGAACTAACTGGCGGCTAAAtcagaaaataataaaagaaaaagactgattgaaaaaattatataaaaaaaatacaactaaaattatatataaaaaaatacaatatctAAAGAGATAgagaataattaaaaataatcgaTGATTAATTGTCGTGACCGTCTATACTGTCTCTTAGTTTCTCCACTCGATCTGACCCTATCCTGTGAAATGTTTTGTCTCtaaaatttagccaaattaacTTAATGTTGTTCATATGGAAATGCAGGTATAGTTCCCGACTCAAAACAAGATGCTCAGTTAGAGGTCCATGTCAGAATAGACCAGCATGAGGATCAAAATTCAACAAAACAATCTTTAATTTCAGCTTACAAGAAGAATTTATATCCTGCATTGAAAGCTGACAATCGTAGAAATTTTCAGGACCTGGTTCCTTCTTCATTAGCAGGAACTCAATCACCAAGAAGTATGTATAAAGTTCACCAGATATAAATTTTGATGAACTACTTATATAGAACCTATTGTAACCATATTCTGTCGACATGTCGTTTCAGATTCTGAGAACCAATGGACGACGACGTGGTGGCAGCAATTCAGGGTATTGCTAAGGAGGGGATTACAAGAAAGGAAGCATGAATCATACTCAGGATTAAGGATTTTCCAAGTTATGACAGTTGCTCTGCTTTCAGGACTCTTATGGTGGCATTCTGATACTTCTCATATACAAGATCAGGTATATTTACTTACTCTGCTTTCTAAGTGCTGACTTTATGTTGTACATAAAATTAATCAAGTTTCACGTTTCAgccttttacttttatttttggaaACGCTTCATTTTAGAAATTATTAGACTTGATATTTAggtactccctccgtttttatttagttgtccatGTAGTCAAATAAATTTgtctataattaattagttgtccatttagaatttcaagataacattagctattatctttcaaatctatccctccctaataaatgattttataactcaatttacagacatttattatataatatattagtatttatttctataatttaagataaaaaaacccacttttttaatatatactacaattttggctaaatggacaatttaataaaaacggAGGGAATATTATTTAGCTAACGATAATAATACCTAAATTTTAGAAAACAATATGgcgattttatttaaaatgactAAGAAAAACAACAAACAATTTTGTCATATTTATATAGTGCATATAGTGAATAAATTGTTATCCCATAAATTTgaactttaaaataaatgattaatatagatttaatattatagttTTTTCCATCTAAATTCTTTTAACTTGCCAATCTAATGTTGtccattaattaaaattacaaacatactcacttttaatttttatacacTTTGTcctcttaaattttaatttttaaaaaatgccaTAAAAATGCAGCCAATAGTAcaattttatccatttaaactttttatttttccacctgaaaaatttattttgtccaCATGTACTAACATTATAactaaattattctttttaatatcgtaaaaaatatttattatatcatAATCTGTTTTTATAACAAACATATAGTTTTAATTTACCATTTTTCATTTGTGTGTAATAACCAATTTTATAAAACAGGTGGGACTGCTCTTTTTCTTCTCCATCTTCTGGGGATTCTTCCCTCTATTCAACTCCATATTCACCTTCCCTCAAGAACGTCCAATGCTAATAAAAGAACGTTCATCCGGAGCATATCGTCTCTCATCCTATTACTTCGCCCGAATGGCCGGCGACTTACCGATGGAGCTCGTTCTCCCCACAATTTTCGTCACCGTCGCCTACTGGATGGGCGGACTCAAGCCATCCCTAATCACCTTCATTCTAACACTCTTAATCATCCTCTTCAACGTGTTAGTCTCACAAGGCTTCGGACTAGCCCTCGGCGCCGTGTTAATGGACGTCAAACAAGGCACCACGTTAGCCTCGGTGGCCATGCTGGTGTTTCTGCTCGTCGGCGGTTACTATATTCAGCAGATTCCGGGGTTCATAGCGTGGCTGAAGTACGTGTCGTTTAGTCATTACTGCTATAAGCTACTGGTGGGTGTTCAGTACTCGGAGGCGGAGGTTTATGACTGTGCGGCGGGGATGCATTGTAGGGTGATGGATTTTCCGGCGATAAAGTACTTGGGAGTTGCTAATAAGTGGTGGGACGTGGCTGCGCTGTCGGTTATGTTGGTGGGTTATAGGGTTTTGGCTTATGTTGCTCTGAGAATGGGACAACCTCACTGACTATAAGATTTAGTTTGATGTTTGATGTAGGAGTAAGAAAATTGTTTTGTTAGGTTAATTATGTTTAACTTGGTTAATTTTAGTGTGAAGCTTTATAAGAAAAATGTTGATGTTTTAGTTTGAAGAAGTGTTAATTAAGTGTAAATTGGATTCGGATTGTCTGAAACCTTGTTACAGTTGTTGTAGTGGACAGTTATGATCCATGTTTCTTCTATAAATTTATAgtcatatattttgatatttagttgTGAATTAATTGTGTTGTAATATTGATACCGACTGTTAAATCTTTGGTATCAATTTTCGTGACTGGTTCGTGATCGGATTGGTACGCTCACGGAATCGAAAACattcggtaggtatttaattatggatttgatcaacaaacaataatatagcaaaataataaataacataagagatttacgtggttctgttttaaagcgtacatccacgggcgaaagattcgagccatccactaatcatcaaaaggagtataaaattggtggagaatcaccaaatagtgAACATCTCTACTAAATATGTTCTTAGGAAAAAAACCTATAAAGTGTTTCTCTCTTTACAAGAAGTAAGTCAAAAGGgtaaaaattaacttatattcctcataTCACACACACCTTCTTTTCCCCTTATTCATATCAATGTCTACACTGTGAGTTCGGTTTGGTGTATTCTAAAAATGAATAAGGTAGTAtagcttaagtgaggtcgcgggttcgaaccgtactcatgtatgcagccgtttaaaacttggggccagagctttgcctcccgcaagggacctactcggctcgagtggggattagtctgaatgtggaagacTTAAAGGTGTCGTTTCATAGTTGGAAcccgttcaggacacctcatgatcagataaaaaaaaagtgaataaggtagtatatatataatgaaTAATTCATCTATAAAGTATTATGAATATTAATTCTAATTGAatttatacttcctaattactcaatgataacaaagttatcaTTCTCCCAAATACTTCACTAATTAGAATCCTAATACAAATTGAAATTAGAATTCTAGACATATTCCAACAAATTGTTTATGTAATCCTTTCGTTTTTACTTTAAaggaatttttttgataaattcaatttcatttattatatattattttgaatataaattataataaatagagatattcatcaaaaaagaaagagaaaaaataatttatgtattttaaatttttttataaaatataatatgttttataaaatatcataaTACTCTTAAGCCAATGAAATCTAGCCGAAGTTGCTAAGACCCTCCGGTGCATTGTTGAGGTCTTAGTTCCAAGTCTCAGTAGGGGTTAATAGAATTTGggggttattttattttttcaaagttTCAAGTTACCCTACTAAAATTCGTTAAAATATGTAACCGAACTTAACTTTTATAAGCCTTCAATGGTTTCTAATGAAATCTGGTGACTTCTATCCTACGTGGTGACCA is part of the Mercurialis annua linkage group LG3, ddMerAnnu1.2, whole genome shotgun sequence genome and encodes:
- the LOC126673824 gene encoding ABC transporter G family member 21, with the protein product MSPPQQTNPPTEPVSAYANLSVSSINPNPSSQNHQTPGNQEQTKSRFSVLRESSRPVTLKFEDVGYSINLSQKSSFCSSNEPKSKRIILNGVSAVVRPGELLAMLGPSGSGKTTLLTALAGRLPGKVSGTIRYNNQPFSSSMKRRTGFVAQDDVLYPHLTVIETMTYAALLRLPNKLTTREKVEQAELVIMELGLTRCRNSIIGGALLRGVSGGERKRVSIGQELLVNPSLLLLDEPTSGLDSTTAQRIVATLKGLARGGRTVVTTIHQPSSRLYRMFDKLVVLSDGCPIYSGDAGRVMEYFGSIGYEPGFNFVNPADFLLDLANGIVPDSKQDAQLEVHVRIDQHEDQNSTKQSLISAYKKNLYPALKADNRRNFQDLVPSSLAGTQSPRNSENQWTTTWWQQFRVLLRRGLQERKHESYSGLRIFQVMTVALLSGLLWWHSDTSHIQDQVGLLFFFSIFWGFFPLFNSIFTFPQERPMLIKERSSGAYRLSSYYFARMAGDLPMELVLPTIFVTVAYWMGGLKPSLITFILTLLIILFNVLVSQGFGLALGAVLMDVKQGTTLASVAMLVFLLVGGYYIQQIPGFIAWLKYVSFSHYCYKLLVGVQYSEAEVYDCAAGMHCRVMDFPAIKYLGVANKWWDVAALSVMLVGYRVLAYVALRMGQPH